The sequence GCTTGGGCCTACTTGTCGCAATTACCTATCTGACTTCTGAAAGCAATCATGCGATTTTTCATGTCGCATTTGGGAGGGTTCGAAAAAAAATCTTTGTTGTTTGGAGTTGTGTAGATTTAGTTTAAACATGAAAGTTAGGTAATGGATTTCATCGCTTCCCCTCATATTCAAGTTGTCCACAAAGCATAAAGTAGTGCGGATAGTGCAGTGTTCTTGGATTTCTGTCtgcagattgaaaaaaaaaaactttggagAAGTTTTTCGTGATCGAGAGAGCGTGATAGACCGTTACCAAGGTGTTAAAAAGTCGTTCTTAATCTCTGTTTGCATTACCGTGACGTCCTTAGAATCAACAACATGCTATTGAGGTCAACATCGAGACCCAAAAGAGCCACAAGAAGCACTTTGAAACGCGACGTAAAGAACTTCAGGAAGTGATCAAGAAAGCTGAGAAAGAACACAAGGATATGCTTAAGCTCGTGACGGTAAGCTAAGGACAGCTAACGTCACATACTACTTTCCAGTgatgtcaaataatttgtaacGTCAACCTGACGTTTTTGTATTTGATGGTTTCATTGTCTTTTAAGGACTGAAAAATTAGTTCTCCGGGAGTGGGCAATTATACTCTTTCGGGCAAAGGAGGACAACACATAACGTGAAAATAACCTCACCAAGTGTCCGATTTTCGTTGCTTACATTATCGCGTGTTATATTGGCTGTTACATAGTTAGCAAAAGAGAGAGCAGCGGCATTGGAACACGTGGAAAGCTTTGTTCGTTTTGGGCTTTTTCTCCGTAAATTTTGCTCTTAAGGGTTATACCGACGACCTTCTTCGTCAAACCGCGATCCGAATCGTCTTAGAGAGTTGAGTTTTCGCTGTTTTATCGGAGAAACTCCGAATAATCTGAGCTCTCCTAACGAAGTCCAACCTATGAGCTTCCGAGTTGTAAAAGTTGGGATGGTCTACCACACAGCTATGGCAGACTCGTGGGCCGTGTTGCTAAGTCATCTGGTCTCTCTAGGAAAAGACCAGACAAGCCACTCAGTTTTGTGAAAGAGTTGAAACAAGAAGGACCGTGAAGAACTTAGAATCTGAGATCCTGCAAAAAACCAAACGAATACagacagaagaaaaaaagtgagtACAAAACAGCAGTTGATAATTTCTATCTAAATTGTCTTTATCGAAAAAATCTGAGCGTTCTTTAGAGAAGACAAACCTCCGATCTTCTGATAACTCCTTTACGGGTGTGTATGGGTGTTTGTCTAAATACCTTATATTTAAATACATGTCAATAAGGCATACATGAATTACTTACCCCTGTTCGGGTGTGCAACCGCTGAGCTTAAGAAAGCTCGCTGTAAGATTCCTATCAAACTACCTTCAGTGGACAATATACCACGTGTTGCGTTTTCTTGAAAGCGCATGTCTTAAAGGCGGAAGTGAATTTCAACCTATGGTTGATTATGCGAAAGTATCTTTCTTCGATGCTGATTCGACAGAACAAGTCAACCATTTTGGAATGAGAGGTGTGTTTCTGTTCAGcaatagttttttttctaaTGGCACATTTGTTAAGTCTGGGACATGGCAAAAGGGacagtttttgctttttgcttgttGTTGAACTTGTGTGTATATCTCTGTAGCAAGGGAAAACACGAGGACATCACGAGAGAATATTTTGAAGCCAAGACTCGATATGACGACATCATGGAATCACTGAGAAATCTTAGACGCTACAGTAAGGTAAGAGTTGTTTCTTCCTCATGCAGGTCATTATATTTATGTTCATAAAAGTTGCCGCGATTTCTTCTGTTTCGGCAAAACACAATGgcgtttttgttttccttccatttcACTGGTCTgattgttttctctttgtttgtttgtttttttttttctcgtccaCCTGTTGCAGCGGTTAAagaaagtaatggaagaaagaGCAAAGGCTTACCTGGCTTACCGTCAGTTCATCGCAGTGCGCGCAAAGTACTATTTCCAAATGATGCTTTCTCAGAGGGGATACAACGGAAAGATTGTCTTTGATCATGGCAACGAGAGTCTTTCCCTTCAGGTGTGTTTGAAGCAAGCGTTATAACTTCGGAATAATCCTTTAAAACTCTTTTGGTAGGTAAGGTAGTAAACTGGCTTTTAAGGGGAAAGTTGTTTTGAGGTGGAAGAATGAGGTTACATCGCACGTGGAAGGTCCTCTTGGTCGCAGAGTGCGCACGCTTGAAAATCGTATCAGGGCTGAGGGTCTTGATGATTGCCAAGCGCGCGTGGTCTTTGAAAGCTGTTCTCCCTCTCTGCCTCTCTCTTGCAGGTTAATGTCGAAAGTGGCTCCAAGAAGGGCTCGAAGGATACCCGATCTCTATCCGGGGGAGAGCGTTCCTTTTCAACCGTATCCTTCATCATGGCTCTGTGGGAAGCGATGGAGTCGCCGTTCCGCTGCTTAGACGAGTTCGACGTTTTCATGGTACGTGCGGCGCGGTTTACAAGAGGCGAAAAATTAAGGAAAAGAGATTGCTCTTCTTCATTGAGCATCCTCGCGCCCATTTCATTACTGAAAATGTCATCGTCATTTTCCTAACGCCAGATAGGTTAAGTTAGCCCCTAAGATGTATTTCAATATAGTTCCATAAAATCCTGAAATTTAATTGTCTTGGAATAGAGGAGTGTTTTCTCGAAAAGAGGTTATTCGACTGTAGCCATGTTATGCAAATACAAGGCTTTTTGAATGGAAGTATGATCTTTCTTACTCTTGAGTCCAATGATGGTTTTTCACGATTTGTCATTTAACTGTTAACCCTTTTCTTAAATGTTCATAAAACTCCGCTGCCTCAGGCCTCGCTCCGAAAAgccaaaataaataataagttaATTTAATAAATGAATTTTAGTTCTCCGTCAGAAATGCTGAAACTCGAATCGTTGAATTTGTTTCATCAGGATATGGTAAACAGGCGGATTAGTATGGACATGATGATGAAGGTCGCCAAAGAACAGAAAGAACGACAGTTTATTCTCCTCACGCCACAGGACATGAGGTAACAACGAAAACGGATATTTTTTTAGTTCTTATTTACCAAGCTTTGAGCGAATCTTGTCCCGGCGTACCTTTTGCACTTATGGAAGCAACCAGTTCCCCTCTGTTCACTGAAGTTAAACGTCGGGGGGCGAGGTTAATAACTGGATCAGTGTTAGCCcatcgtcgtcacttgccgaatAGATTACGAAGCTGCCGTTTTGAGtgctagcccttcgtcgtcacttgccgattagattacgaagctgacgtcccgagggttagcccttcgacGTCACtagccgattagattacgacgCTAACGCTTCGATCTGACGAAGGgccatcattttttttttgtgagagtAAGATAACTGCAAAGAAAATGCATATGCCAGACATGGTATGTCCTCGCGTTGTTTTCCCAGAAAAAGGTTACAGTGATTGGTGCAAACCTTATTTATTTATGAGAACGCTTCAGGTCTGATCTGTATTGGTTATTGTTCTCAGTTCTATTGGAAGTAGCAGAACAGTAAGGATATTTCGACTTCAAGATCCCGAAAGAGGGCAGACAACGCTGAACTTTCAGGCCTCCGAGTCGTAATACATTACATTCCTGGGAAGCTGCTGAATGGATTCCGTTGAATAACATTTTTGAGCATGGCGGACGGGGAGTTTCATCTGAAACTGCGAAAAGATGGTATTAGTCATCGTAGCTGGATCTCCCTTTCTTGAATCGTAGCCAGCCCATTGGTCCGTAGATCGCGCTGTATTTTTTCCATCCATTCCACTTACAACACTATTGGTCCTTTACTCACGTCACGCAgtcatttgtcttttttttctttaccatAACAAGGCAAAATGTTTGCGTAAAAGCACTCCTCTGGTCCAGGGGTATTCGTTTGTGACACCAATGTAAAAGCCAAGCATAGCATAAATACCGAAATGAAATGATGAAAGCgcaaaattcatgaaaaaacgGCTTTATTTCAAAACACTGACCTGTACGAATTAAGCCGTAAATGTTCGTTTAGTTCTTGTTCATCGTTGGGTTACTGTTGGCAAAGATCAAAATGATTTTTCTGTGTCAAATTGCATAAATCTGGAGATACCAGTACTCTTTTAATCCAATATTTTGTAAATTTCTGCAGTGTTTTAGATTAAATGTTCAATTCATAAGGAAAATTAGAACCAAAGTGTAAGCAGAGAGAGTTATATGAAAAGCATGAAATGgctaaagtaaaaaaaaattattactttaATGTTTCAAGTTGTTTGTACTCAACTGTCATCTCTTAGATGGCATTTTTTTTGTGCTGCAAGAAACCTGAGGAAAATTAGAGCAACTTTTTGCTCGGTCTCTTAAATGAAGCTGGGGCCGGTTTCTGAAAGGAAGGATAACTCTATTCCAGGTATAAATGTGCCTTATTCCAGGGATAACTTTATCCCCAGAATAACTTCTGTTCCTGAAAGAAGGAATAGCGCTATTCAGGGAATAAATCTGGGATAAATTTATTACACCTGGCCAGGTGGTAATCAATCGCTATTCCAGGGATAAATTGGTATACCTGGTATAGTTTATCCCTCCTTTCAGGAACCGGTCTGCTGCAAGAGACCTGTGGAAAATTAGAGCAACTTTTCGCTCGGTCTCTTAAATGAAGCTGGTGATGATAATTACAAAGATCTAGGCGATGGCAATGATTCCATGAGAACAAAGACTCAAGGCGCTTTAGAATTATATGAAAGAGACTTGTTACGGCGCAAGAGGCTGCAGATACAATCGTTTTGAATTAAGAAGGATTTCAGCTGCCTCTAGTATAGAACAAGTGAGAATGTCAACACCCTACTCTTTTGAAACTGTGTCAACGCCCCGGGCAAGTGCTATGAGACAGTTAGCCTCGTCTTCATCTAAGAAGACTAGCGGAGAGTTTAACCATTTTCCTTTTTCACGAGGAAGGCAGAACTTTCTCCTTAGTAATTTCCATGCCTTGTGTGGGTGCTGGCCTCTGCCTGCTGGATTCGAATATAAAAGGAGTAGCTTCCGAAGGGAGTGCGGTGCTGCACCATTGGGCAAGTGGATAATACGACTGGAATTACcatcaaaaaaattttttccatcGTAACTggtgttagtaaaatccaactagtggtctatcatcaatgctgcgttctgattggttgagctactagtaggctatatgttatagcccactagtagcgaaatttgtaatgttttggcggcaaaaaaggattgatgtccagctttaacttgggaaagatgtttagtctcgatattttttagtccaactagttggattttagtaaaacaattattcctctcgccctcatagcctatgaACAGAAGcctcaatagcccattcggccttctgcctcatgggctattgactcatagcccattcggactcgaagaataattgttaaatatcgcTGTGTGTTAGCCTTTTGTCAGAAGGAATACAAGACGCTTTCTTCGCATTCTTTGCTTCTTATGGAGCTCAACTTACATTGACGTTTTTTACGTGATGTTCTACGCTAGTTCTTCATGAAGACAACTTGCTTTTGAATACACTGTATCAGGACTCGGAAAGCTCCCCTTCGAAGTGAAATTACGACGAAAACAGGACATTTGCCTTTCAGTAGTTGGTCGCTCAACCTTTGGCCACAGGATCCTTAGCTTCGGATAACCGTGAAAATCCCTTCCACTTGAACCATGCTATACATCACACAAATAATCATTATGATCCTCTAGGGTTATATTGGTTTCTTTCAGTCTCGCACCAGTGGCCGGCGTGGTCAACTTGCAACCACACCAAGTACAAATTTACAGTGGCGGATTTAGCCTAAGTGAGCGAGGGAGTGGCCAAGCCTGGAAGGGATTAAAGCTCGCCCCAATCTCCTCGCGGCCTCCCCGCTCCCTCGCTTGTTAAAAGGTTATTGCTTGAATGGGTACtgcaaaatatggtgagacacttcgtgactaGTACAAGCAggtaaacgacaccctattcaggcagagaataactgctgggtcagccactgatctctagtgattaggtctaagcgccggccactGACCTCATGTGATTAGGTCtgagcgccggctcgaaatggttagctttcataaattgttctggttacaccataattaaacttgttGGTAAACCTTTCCTAAGattactaagatcggttggtactttatacacataaatttaagtgtctcaccatattttggagtatccattctagtcacaaccctTGTCTAAAGAGCGTATTCATAAATGGgggcaaaataattattcttttgtttctatgCTTATCATTCTCATTAGCCTCGTTAgcacaaacaaaattcaaaagaatttttgcttttgagGCTAATGTGGATCATTAGCATAGAAACAAAAGAACCGCCGACCAGTTGGCTCATTTGGTTGTGTGTCGGACCATCGCGCAAGAGGTCGGGGGTTCGAACCCTGGCCGGGCCAACACTCCTCAAATAACTGTGTacaaagtgctgcctttgtaattacatctgcaaatggttagactctctaaTCTTCTCGGATATGGACAATAAACCGCAGGCCCCGTCTTGCAACTCTTCAGTGTTCACAACTCTGCGGGACGTGAAAGAACCTACATattgttcgaaaagagtagggcacggagttcccgctGTTGTGGCTGGCTTTCATCTCTCAAGAGGGGCAGGGTTTTATTACAGGACTGCAGTAATTGACCAACGCTGTTGTGGTATTCCAGCCAGAacctggcgaagctaataaaataaataaaataaaatcgaATAATTTATTAGCCGCCGTCTAATGAATACGGTCTGTGCTACGCCGGCCTACCGGTGACAAAAGTCTCTATGTCGAAAACAGCTCTCCTCGTTATAACAGATATAATTTCTAATTGCTCTTCCTTCTAAGATGATGGCCTCAGTTTCATTTCAATGAATTTCAATGAAAGAGGGTCTCTGAATGAACTCCACCGGACTCCTCGGTTGTCTCGTTTATTTCCCAGGTATTTACCGTTAAGATTAGAGCTGTGGCATCCTTTGTACCACCAGGCACCAATATACTCCACAGCACAGTTTCCACTGTAATTGTCATAATCTCTATCTTTTGTAGTAAATGCCATGTTATTATGATAAGCTAAAGAATCTCCTCCTGCTGTCCCTGAATATGAACTCACTACAAGTCGATACTGCGCCTGCTCGTCACCAATGTTGAATCGACCGTATTTCGCGTACACTCTGACTCCGTTCCAATCCTCCAGCTCCACTCGCAGAGAGCTGGCTCTAGAGGCAGTCAACCTGTGGATCTTGTCGTTTCCTAACCAGAACTCAGCCGTCAGCTGACCAAAGCCTGATTTGTAATCGTTCCATCCCCGATAGAAGTCTACCGAGCCATCTTGTCTTCTCTGAAACACGGTCCATCCTCCACCGTCGGTGCGCATGTCACAATAAACATCAAAGGATCCTTTACCGTCTGGGTCAATAGGATACACTCCACTTTGAGTTGGACCTGATTTCAAAAGATCTGAGCAGTCTGCAGGTGCAGGTACAGGAACAAAATGAGAAGTGTTATTGCGTATAAAATGGAACATCGCCAGAATaagaaaaatatgtttttgcactttaaaAACAGGACTCGGTAAGTGTCATTGTCGTAAAAAATCATTATCCACTGAATACCCGGAAAGAAAACCCATTAAGTGATCTGGGGAATAGCTTTTGTCAAGCCTTTGAACTACCAGGGAAAAAGAAGAATAAATTATCTTCTGAAATGGATAACTCCCTTTGTCACTTGGTGGTAAATAATCGTCGAAAATTTGGATTGCATCTCTCCCATGACCATCGAAACCTTCACTTAACTATAAAACTGTCGATAACTCAGCTTACCTTTGACCTCTTGAAGTTCTACGTAAGTTACTCTCTCCACATTAAAAACGCCAGCGCTGGTTGCAACGCAAATGTAATTTCCTGCGTCCTCTTTTTGAACATCTCTGATGACTAACGCGCCATCAATCTGCTGGCTTCGTCCAACTGGCAGTTGAGAGCCTTGTCTTTTCCAGCTGATAACTGGTGGAGGATCACCAGTAGCACTGCAGTTCAAAGTCATGTTGGCCCCAATAGATTCCACAATCTTGGCAGGCGGCTCTACAGTAAACTGAGGAAGGGAAACCACAACCAAAAGAGTCTTCTGAACAACTTTTCCCAACATGTTAGTCGCAGTACAGACGTAGTCAGCAGAATCACTTTTGCGAACATCGCGAAGTGTTAAAACACTGTTGTTACTCTTCGCCCTCCCGTGAGGCAGCCGACCGAACGACTTACTCCAGGTGACTACTGGTGTGGGGTGACCAGTCACCCTACAAGTTGGGAGAGTGACGTCGCTACCTTCAATGGCGTGTAGAGGTCCCGGATGTATGGAAACCGTTGGTTGCactgtggcaaaaatgataaaataaactAATTTTCACCTCTCAATCCTTTTGTTTGCCTAAAAAGAGTATTCGCAGTATTCAATTGATTTTACAATTCAGAACTTTTAGCAGGCCTGCATAGATTGCTGTGCAACGATTTTGTCCAGGAAATAATTTACACATTGAACTCTAATGCAGGAAAAATATCACTTCAGTTATTTGGCGCGTCATTTATCAGTGAAGTtgagtatcaacaacaacaactaaagaagttttttttattctaaACTTGAACACTCACCATTTATTACCAGTTGGGTGTCTTCTTGAGCATTTCCAAGGATATTTGTAGCTGAACATCGATAAATACCCGCGTCACTTCCTTTTACATTTCGCAACCTAAACATTCCTCCAAATACCGCTGATTGGCTAAGAACTGACTGGCTGTTTATTCTACTCCACGTTACTGCAGGCTCAGGATTTCCGGTGACTGAACACTGAAACGAGACTGAACTTCCTTCGTTCACTGTTAACTTTGTGGGGGAAACAACAACTGCTGGAGCTGAAATCGATTCACCAGGTTCCCCTTTAGCTCCATGCATGCCTAGCGGTCCCACGTCTCCTTTTTGCCCTTTCCGTCCGATTATTCCTTGAAGTCCCATGATGCCTTGCTTTCCACTGCTTCCAGGTGATCCCATAATTCCTTGATCTCCTTTATTTCCGTTTCTTCCCCTTTGACCTCTCTTTCCCCTCGAACCTTTTTCTCCTCTCGGTCCAGGTGGACCGGGAGGACCTGGGCTACAAGACATGCAGGAAGAATGAGTTGACTCTACATGACGTCTTTTCACTCTGAAAAGCTCAAGCTCTGcgtaaaaagaaacaaaggaacGATACCCCTCCGGGTGAGACAAAAATTATTCGAATAGAAATTCAAATTGTATATTACTTAATGAAAGACTACTTGGTGTAAATGTCCCTTGGTATTCTTGATTATTTGGAGTTCTTCACCCTCGGCTTCATAATATTTTGGATTTGATTTTTGACAACTAAAAGTAGATTATTTTCGCCATTTTGAATACGGCCACTTTAGAATGAGGACTGAATCCAATATTATCTATTAACACAATTCTCTCTACCCCGTCCCTCTCTGAAAACGCTTTATTTTTCCAGTTTGTATCATGGGAAAGAAACATTGGGTTAACCAAGAATGAGATTTGCAGCCTCTTGCCCCGTGGAAGGCCGTCCATTCAATTAAAACTCCTGAGCTAATACTGATCCAATGACCCTGGTTGTTTACATTTCTGTCCTTTCAACATGTTATGTGACAAATGCGTGAAAGTTACCACTTAATAATCTC is a genomic window of Acropora muricata isolate sample 2 chromosome 8, ASM3666990v1, whole genome shotgun sequence containing:
- the LOC136926871 gene encoding uncharacterized protein isoform X1, whose protein sequence is MASGKQNFPSFASIVSVLSIVFYCAGFLRVEFELHEYKDRIDSLERASGNQPRTSEPSHAPTTKNVADRELELFRVKRRHVESTHSSCMSCSPGPPGPPGPRGEKGSRGKRGQRGRNGNKGDQGIMGSPGSSGKQGIMGLQGIIGRKGQKGDVGPLGMHGAKGEPGESISAPAVVVSPTKLTVNEGSSVSFQCSVTGNPEPAVTWSRINSQSVLSQSAVFGGMFRLRNVKGSDAGIYRCSATNILGNAQEDTQLVINVQPTVSIHPGPLHAIEGSDVTLPTCRVTGHPTPVVTWSKSFGRLPHGRAKSNNSVLTLRDVRKSDSADYVCTATNMLGKVVQKTLLVVVSLPQFTVEPPAKIVESIGANMTLNCSATGDPPPVISWKRQGSQLPVGRSQQIDGALVIRDVQKEDAGNYICVATSAGVFNVERVTYVELQEVKDCSDLLKSGPTQSGVYPIDPDGKGSFDVYCDMRTDGGGWTVFQRRQDGSVDFYRGWNDYKSGFGQLTAEFWLGNDKIHRLTASRASSLRVELEDWNGVRVYAKYGRFNIGDEQAQYRLVVSSYSGTAGGDSLAYHNNMAFTTKDRDYDNYSGNCAVEYIGAWWYKGCHSSNLNGKYLGNKRDNRGVRWSSFRDPLSLKFIEMKLRPSS
- the LOC136926871 gene encoding uncharacterized protein isoform X2 gives rise to the protein MHRQQRMLLTEVCLFRIEYYHKLELFRVKRRHVESTHSSCMSCSPGPPGPPGPRGEKGSRGKRGQRGRNGNKGDQGIMGSPGSSGKQGIMGLQGIIGRKGQKGDVGPLGMHGAKGEPGESISAPAVVVSPTKLTVNEGSSVSFQCSVTGNPEPAVTWSRINSQSVLSQSAVFGGMFRLRNVKGSDAGIYRCSATNILGNAQEDTQLVINVQPTVSIHPGPLHAIEGSDVTLPTCRVTGHPTPVVTWSKSFGRLPHGRAKSNNSVLTLRDVRKSDSADYVCTATNMLGKVVQKTLLVVVSLPQFTVEPPAKIVESIGANMTLNCSATGDPPPVISWKRQGSQLPVGRSQQIDGALVIRDVQKEDAGNYICVATSAGVFNVERVTYVELQEVKDCSDLLKSGPTQSGVYPIDPDGKGSFDVYCDMRTDGGGWTVFQRRQDGSVDFYRGWNDYKSGFGQLTAEFWLGNDKIHRLTASRASSLRVELEDWNGVRVYAKYGRFNIGDEQAQYRLVVSSYSGTAGGDSLAYHNNMAFTTKDRDYDNYSGNCAVEYIGAWWYKGCHSSNLNGKYLGNKRDNRGVRWSSFRDPLSLKFIEMKLRPSS